A portion of the Bifidobacterium sp. ESL0800 genome contains these proteins:
- a CDS encoding SLC13 family permease produces the protein MRKWIVKELKNDTILVVATILAIISCFIVPPDRQYLGYIHMNTISQLVCLMLVVCGFQRIGVFHIIGTKLLEHVHTESALVIALVSLTFFSAIFITNDVSLVTFIPFAISVLVMAKMENKAVLVATLMTIGANTGSMLTPVGNAHNLYLKSVSKMPTSEFLNVMGPFSLASAIMLLAVILVMFRCRSSQADFAGLGHKGIEQSLFAPQSDGKPDEIRVLNYGAGYGGWRAIVYAILFLICIFTVGGSIPLWLMCVLVFGAFLVCDRHAFLKVDWSLPLTFVMFFIFIGNMRRVPEFSNFVASIVNQHPMEVAVASSQIISNVPTSILLSGFCSQWRELIIGTNLGGLGTLIASMASLISYQQIARKYPDKKGRYLLVYTVVNVLFLAVLLGLALIIN, from the coding sequence ATGCGCAAGTGGATCGTCAAGGAACTGAAAAACGACACCATCTTGGTGGTGGCGACGATACTCGCCATCATTTCCTGTTTTATCGTTCCACCGGACCGTCAGTACCTTGGCTATATCCACATGAACACCATTTCCCAGCTTGTCTGCCTGATGCTCGTGGTCTGCGGCTTCCAGCGCATCGGCGTCTTCCATATCATCGGCACCAAGCTGCTCGAGCATGTGCATACCGAAAGCGCGTTGGTGATCGCGCTGGTTTCCCTGACGTTCTTCTCGGCGATTTTCATCACCAACGACGTCTCTCTGGTCACGTTCATCCCGTTCGCGATTTCGGTGCTGGTAATGGCGAAAATGGAGAACAAGGCCGTTCTCGTCGCCACATTGATGACCATCGGTGCCAATACCGGCAGCATGTTGACCCCTGTCGGCAACGCCCATAACCTGTATCTCAAATCCGTTTCCAAGATGCCGACCTCGGAGTTCCTCAATGTCATGGGGCCGTTCTCGTTGGCTTCCGCGATCATGCTGCTGGCCGTCATCCTCGTCATGTTCCGTTGCCGTAGCAGCCAGGCGGATTTTGCAGGGCTTGGGCACAAGGGCATCGAGCAATCGCTGTTCGCGCCGCAAAGCGACGGGAAGCCGGATGAGATCCGTGTGCTCAACTACGGTGCAGGCTACGGAGGTTGGCGGGCGATAGTTTATGCCATCCTGTTCCTTATCTGCATTTTCACGGTCGGTGGTTCGATTCCGCTGTGGTTGATGTGCGTTTTGGTGTTCGGCGCGTTCCTGGTCTGCGACCGTCATGCGTTCCTCAAGGTCGACTGGAGTCTGCCGCTCACGTTCGTCATGTTCTTCATTTTCATCGGCAACATGCGCCGTGTTCCGGAGTTCTCGAATTTTGTGGCCTCAATAGTCAACCAGCATCCGATGGAAGTCGCCGTCGCCTCGAGCCAGATCATCAGCAACGTGCCTACCTCCATCCTGCTTTCCGGGTTCTGCAGCCAGTGGCGTGAGCTGATTATCGGCACTAACCTCGGCGGGTTGGGCACGCTGATCGCCTCGATGGCCTCGCTCATTTCCTATCAGCAGATCGCACGCAAGTATCCGGACAAGAAAGGCCGCTATCTGCTGGTCTATACCGTCGTCAACGTCCTGTTTTTGGCTGTGCTGCTCGGACTGGCGCTGATCATCAACTGA